The DNA sequence AACACATCGTTCGGATCGCGCGACCAGCGAGGCTCTTTGTGATACATGGCTGCATCGGCAAATACTTTCATGCCAATAATACCCATTCCTTTTGCCGCTGCCACCGGAATCACATTGTGCTGCATGTTGTATTTGGTTTTGTCGTTGGCATTGATGGCAATCAGCATTCCTTCCAGAATTCCATATTCGTCGCGCTGAATCATATCGACCATCGCAGGCGGATTATTATGGCCTGAAAACCCGATGTGCCTGACTAACTTTTCATTTTTCGGATTCATCCCTGTCAGATTGGTTCCATCGCGAAAATCGCGTAACGCAACCAGTGCCCCCAAATTTTCATTCGGATCGAGGGGCGTTTCCAATCCTTCGTAAAGGACATTCACCTCATCGGTAGTATTTAAGGTATGAATCAGAATCATATCAAGGTAAGCGCCTTCAGGATAACCGCCTTTGTTGTCGCCAAAAACCTGAGAAAGCGAGCGCTTCAGATCATCAACCGCACATTTAACGTCCGGCATTCCATTCGACCAGTTGTTCACATTCTTTCGTTCAGGCCATCCGGGTTTACCCCACCGCATGCAGGTTTTACTGGTTAGCCAGATCGATTTCCGAAGTTTCTCGTCGTAATTCGATTCTCCGGGAATTAGGTTCAGTATTTTGAATGCTTTGTTGTAGTTCAGTTGGCTTCCGGCATAAAGGTTCGACGTATCGAAATAATTAACCCCCAATTTAAAAGCCTTCAGGATAATTGGAACCGGGTCAACATCAGCAGGTGTCCATTGCAGTGAAGCCTGCCCACCCAAACCCAGCGTAGTGACCTCGAAATCGAAGTTCCCAAATTTGCGTTTCATGGGTGCTGGCATTTTTTCAGGAATACTATTAAACGACAACATGGAAACTCCTGCTGTTGTAACAGCCGACACTTTAATAAAATTACGACGTGACAATGGATAATTTTTTGGCGTGCTCATGATATCAGGTTTTAAGTTGCTTAAATTTAAGAAATATCATCAAAGAAGACAATTAAAAACCTTTACAGTTCATCTATTTTCGGGATATTAACACTCATTATGAACAAATTGCCGCGTTATTGCTTTTATATTGAAACTAAATATTCGAAACTATGACAACAGGCAAAACAATCGTTACCATTGAGACTACAGTTGACGCAGTTGTTAATCGCGTTTGGAAATGCTGGACTTCTCCAGAGCACATCATTCATTGGAACAATGCTTCAGACGACTGGCATACCCCTTGGGCAGAAAACGACTTCAGGGTTGGTGGAAGTTTTCATTCGCGCATGGAGGCCAAAGATGGCAGTTTTGGGTTCGACTTTGCCGGCGCTTACAACGAAATAAAACAGCACGAAACGATTAAATACACCCTTTTTGATGGTCGTAAAGTGCACATTAATTTTGCTTCAGGCAAAGATTCTACGACGATCGTTGAGAACTTCGAAGCCGAGGAAGAAAATCCAATCGAAATGCAAAAAGCTGGCTGGCAATCTATTCTGGATAACTTTAAGAAATACGTGGAATCAACAATTTAACCACACAAAATCTACTTGCAATTGAAATCAATCATTTCCTGAATGGACTTGCTGCAAACCGGGCAAAAAACATCGATGGTATGTAAATTATTCATCAGGCAATTTATCCATGGCCGGTAAACTCCTTTACTCACATAGCCGCCACCTTCATAAACTCCCAGTTTTTTCGAATTTTCGAACTTTGTAGCGGTTGGAACGGCTGTTCCTTCGGGCAACATGCTCTTCCATTTCTTGTCAAAATCAACCAAAGTGGTCAGATTTGGTTCCCAAGGCTCGAGATTGGTAGGGTAAAATTCAGAATATTCAACGCCACCAACATATTCATCGCCCAGGCCGGCAAACAAATGGCCAAACTCATGGATGTAAATCTTGCCTGCTTCTTCTGCATGATGGGCAGCGCTAATTCCATAGAAATTATAAATAGCACCACCACCATATTTTTCAGTGTTCGCCAAGATATAAATGTAATCGTACGGGGCATTTGCGGCTACATCGCGTACGCCCTGAAAATCTTTAATCATCAGGTAACGTTCAGAGTCGAACGTATAATAAGAACCGTTCAGCCGGGTTTTATTCCAGATATTTTGTCCCGGAATATCTGGCCCTTCATCCTTCGAAGCAGCCCATACTCCCCGAATATTAAATTTATCTTTGTTCTGAGAATATGGTGCGTACGAGAAAAATTCATCAGCAAACTTCTTACAATCAGCCTCAAATAGCTCCCGTTGGCTTTCGGAATAACCTTCAGGCAACAAAACCAAGTCAACCTTTTTGTTTGAATTGCCCGAATGGATCACATCAAAAACAGGAAGTTTTTCCCGTTCTTTTTTAATGAAATAGCTATTCGGATCTACCTGATATTCAAACTTTTTTTCGAATTCGCCTTTTTTATTCCGGCTCAAAATCGAAACCACAACTTTTTCGCGGGGAAAAGGCATAATTACTGATTCAGGATAACAGCAATCGGTTGTTTTAGCTTCAGGCGTGGTTTGCCATTCGTCGAAAAGCGTGCAGTACCCCCTTGAATAAACCAGCTCATTGTCATTGATAGTACGCACTTCAACCAAATGATTTCCGTATCCTTTGGTGTCAATCATGTTCGTTTCAGAACCAGCCCAATAAGGCTCCTGAATCAATTCATCAAAGAAATATTTTTCGGTTTCTGCATTTCCGCAGTGATAATAGTCGAGTCGTAAAGACTTATCCTCAAAATACTTGTTAAATTGAGCTTCCGATTTTTGCACCAGAAAAACTGACAATATCAGCAAGAAAAAATACTTCATTAGACCGTAATTTATAACGTTTAACTTAAATCCGGAATCAAATAGTTCAATCGACAAACACACCATTCATCCGGAAAATCAAATATAGCACATTAAAATTCCCAACAAAATGAGGGCTGACATGGTTGTCTGTTTTTATTTCGATATGTAAAAAAAACGAAAATGAATATCCGGTTGCATACCTATTTGAATCTACAATTGGGGCTTTGCCCCAAACCCTAAATCCTTTTTTGTCTTAACACAAAAAAGGAATCAAAAAAAGTCAAGGCTGTGTCCGCTTCGCTCGAAAAACTAGCGCTCGACGGCTAAAATCTTTTAAACTCGCCTACGGCTCAAACAGAAAAGATTTTTTAATGCCGTCTTCACTTGTTTTTCGGCTCACCTGACAAGGCCGGTCGCTATTCTTAATGTTTTGGTAAAAGATCAGATACTCATTAAACTGAATTATACTATCCATTTTTGAATTCAAATTATAACTTTGGGGTATGCTTTATTTAATCATTGTACTGGTCGTGCTTATTGTATTATTTGCGGTTTTCAAACTAAAGAAAGCCCAACCGGAAGATACAATTGAACCGGAAACTCAGGAAGAGCCGCGAGAAGTTGCCTCTGATTGTTGCGGCGCACATGAAATTTGTGAATTCGACGAATCGGCTTTTAACGAAGAGATAATCGTCTATTTCAACGACGAAGAGTTAGATGAACTGAGAAACATTCGGGAAGCTGATCTTACCGCCAGCCAAATTGATGATTTACGTGAAGTACTGTACACCATGAAAACCAATGAAATAAGCAAATGGATCGTCAGCCTTGGACGCAGGCACATTCACTTACCAGAAATTCTAAAGCAGGAAGCCCGACAATTGATGATGAATCAATAACTGTCAGAGCTCAGTAAAATCTACGTTATCCGGTTTAAATCTACATTTTGCGGCTATCATCACGCTCCGGAATTCCCATTTTACAATCCTTCTGTAATTCATTCTTCAGTCGCCAATTTTTTACTAATTTTGAAACCCTCTCTAGATTAACAAATGTGCAAGATCTGAAAAAGTGATAAAAATCCGGAATCTCATCATCTTCATTGGAATTACGTTACTGTCCTTGCAAATGCAGGCAAGCGGACCCTACAAACCTCAACTTGCCAATCCGGTTTTTGAACCCTGGCGGTGGACTGAATTCCCGGAATATGACACCATTCGGATTTCCTGCATAGCAAAAGGAAGCGACAAGGGAATGTGGATGGGAATTGGCAACAAAGCCATTTACTACGATGGCTACAAAACCGTTCAGTTTATTCCAGACAGCACTGCTATCCATTCATTAGCTTTCGAAAAAGACAACAATCTGCTGGTTGCAACAACAAACGGAATTTTCAGGTATAAAGAAGGTGAATTTAGAAAAATACTAAATTTCAATTTCAACTCGCAACGAAATTTCACCACCGACTTAAATGGCGACAGCTGGATAGGTTGCGAATTCGGCTTACTTAAGATTACTTCAAAAGGTAACTACTGCCTCAATCCTGAAGGTTATTTTGAAATAGATGCCAATGGATCAATACTGAACACGTTAAGATATGAAAAGGCCAATGATTACCGACTTGCTTCGATCAGGGAAATCAGATTCCCTGTTTACAATCTGGCCATAAATCGGGCGCAAAAAATCTGGATGACGGTTGATTTGCCTGACAAAAATTTAGCATCAGTCGATGTTTCCAAGGTTCCTGAAAACTCGCTGAACTGGAAATACATAAAAGTACCTAATCTGTCGGTCGGCGATGTTTCTGCACTTTGCGAACACGAGAATTCGCTTTGGATAACCAGCTCGAATCCAAACATCATGCTTCTACAGTATCAGATTTCTGAGGAAAAATGGAAAAGCATCGACCTCAAAGTATTTGGAGGCGACAATGTTCAAGCTTCAATTTTGGAGACTTCGGATGGAAATCTATGGATCGGCGGACACAGCAAACTTTATTCGTTAACTGAGTCAGGATGGAAAGTGTACCAGTATCCTGAAGTTTCACTTCCACTTTCGTATATTGAAATTTACGGTGACAAACATGACAATATTTTCGTGTTTGGCTCCAACGGAAGCCTCATGAAACTTGATCTTTCATCCAGATCGTTCGGCACATTTCTGGGATTAAATTTCAACTGCAACACTCCGGACGGGAAATATTGGTTTACCACCAATGCCGGCGAAGTTGTTTCGTGCAACCAGTCGATGCAGAATTTTCAGAAATATTCGGTAACCGATGGTTTGATGTCGATGACGATGACCTTGCACTACTCGCCCAAAAGCGGTTTGTGGGCAGCCGGAAGTAACCAGGGCAAGGCAGCTATTGCCCGATTCGAACACGGACATTGGACAATGACTACATTTCCCGATCTCTACCTCGGAATTGCATACAACGGAATTTGCGAATTGGGCGATTCTGCCGTGGCATTTCCGGTAAATGGAGTTCTCGAATTGGACAACACCAATTTTAAAGGTGGATTTGTTGCTTACAATTACAAACGATCGGTGTGGCTACATTATTCAAGCGACAAAGTTCCACAGCGAATTCCATCCATTGGGCAAACTTCCAATGGGAATCTTTGGTTTTCAGGAAACAATGTAATCATGTTCGATGGCAAGAAAAACCACCAAATCGAACTTCCGGCGAAATCGCTCAGCTGGACCGACGATATCGAAGTAACACCCTCGAATCATATTCTCGTAGCTCAGGGAGGCACTGGCTTGTTTTACAACGATGGAAAAAAATGGACGAGATACACCACGCTCAATGGACTGGCAAGCAACATGGTAACCAACCTTTTCGTCGAAAACGACACATTGATATATGTTGCATCCGACAAGGGTATTTCATTTTTCGACGGCAAGCAGTTTATTCCGCAGATTATAAACCCAGAACTCAACATACAGCGGGAACGCGGTTTCCTGAACAAATCGGAGGATGGCGCACTTTGGATCAATCAGGCCACGCGCGAATGGTATTTGTACGATTTCAAAAATACAGCCGAAAACCCGGCACTGTTTAAAACGACTTTCTACCGGCGCGAAAACAACCCGCCAAAAACAACGATTTCATTCTCTGATCATGAAATTTCTTCCTCCGGAAATGTGATTATTACCTACAATGGCAACGACTACTGGAATGAAACGCCTTCGGAAAAAATTCAATTCTCGTATCGGCTGAACAAGGAAGAATGGTCGCCATTTTCCGAGAAAAAATCAAGTGTTTTTCTGGATTTAAACGCAGGCAACTATACCTTCGAAGTTCGTTCGCGCGACCTCGACAATAATATTGAGCCCAAGCCAGCACGAATATCATTCACCGTGTTGCGACCTGTTTACATGCGGGCATGGTTCATTTTAACGATTCTAACATTCCTCGGAATCATTGTCTGGCTGCTCATCCGGCTGTATGCACGAAACAAGCAAATTCACGAGTTGGATCAGCTAAAACTTCGGCTTTTCACCGACATTTCGCACGAATTGAAGACCCCACTCACGCTAATTTCGCTTCCTCTCCAGAAATTGTTGGACAAAGCCAAAAGGAAAAATGAAAACTTCGATGGTCTGGAACTGATTTATACAAATGTGCAGAGGCTCAACAATCTGGTTAACCAGGTAGTCGATTTCAGGAGGCTGGAAGCCGGCAAAATTCAGTTGGAATTGAGTCCGGGCGACCTCGTTTTACAACTCCGAAATATATCTGGATACTATGCCCCACTTGCTCACGAGAAAAATATCCGGTTCGAATTTTCGTGCAACATTCAGGAATTTTGGGCCAAGTACGACGCCGACAAACTTGAGAAAATCGTGGTCAACCTGCTTTCAAATGCCTTCAAGTTTACTCCTGAAAACGAGAAAGTAGAGCTAATTGCTAAAATTGATCCGCAAAACGACAACTTGCAATTGTGGGTCAACGACTCAGGCCCTGGTATTCCTAAAGAAATGCAGCAAAATGTTTTCGATCGCTTTTATCGTTTGAGGAGCGAAAAATTCAACCGCATTCCCGGCAGTGGTATTGGGCTATCGTTGGTAAAAGAACTGATTAACCTCCATCATGGCTCAATTGAAGTGATCAGCGACGGAATTCACGGAACCAGCTTTTACGTGACTTTACCATTGATTAAAGCCGAAAAAGTAACCGAACAAACCGATAAAACCAAAGCCGACATCGATCTCGATAAACTAAACTGGGGCGAAAAAGCATCGGTATTGTTGATTGAAGACGAGGAACTGATGCTTCGTTTTGTGGCTGATGAACTGAAAAATTATTTCAGGGTAAAAGGTGTTGGCTCGGTTGAAAAAGCTTACGAATTGCTCAATACCGAAATGTTTGATTTGATTCTGTCGGACGTGATGCTCCCCGGAATGACCGGTATGGAATTTTGCAAAAAGCTGAAATCTGATCCAAAAACCAGTCATTTGCCGGTTATTCTGCTCACCGCGCGCGATTCAGAAGAGGATATAGTGGAAGGATTGTGCACCGGCGCCGACGATTACATCACCAAGCCATTCCGGATGAATGAATTGATTGCGAGAAGCTACAACCTGATTGAAAACCGCCGCCGCATGAAAGACCGGTTTGCCGATCAGGAAGAGATTGAAGCGAACACTTTTGCTCAAAATCCGGGCGACCTTGATTTTCTGAATAAAGCCATTGCCATTGTTTTCGAAAACATTGACAACTCGGAGTTCGATGTGCCGCAATTCTGCAATTTGATGAACACCAGCAAAACCTTATTGTATTCGAAACTGAAATCGCTTACAGGCCAGTCGGCAACCGAGTTTGTGCGCAACATCCGCCTGAAAGAAGCAAAGAAATTACTCCTGAATAACGGACATCAGCATACCATTTCCGAAATCAGTTACATGGTTGGGTTTAACGATCCGCTCTATTTCTCGCGCTGTTTCCGAAAATACTTTGGGGTTCCGCCTTCGGAGATTGGGAAATAAAAACTTGAAACATTCTTTTCATGAGATATTTAATTCACATTTTCTTTCTCTCACTCCTTTTTACCAGTTGTTCCAAGCCTCAACTTCCTGTCAGCTCTGGTGTTTCTCAGGAACTGGCTCAGTATCGAAAATCAACAATATCAAATATTACGTACGATTTAGGTTTTAATATTCCGGCCAAGATAGATGGTCGGATAGTAGGCAAGGAAACCATCAGGCTTGATTTAAAGAATGCTGAGCAGGACCTTCAACTCGATTTTAAGGGCGAAACTGCTGTAAATTATATCGTTACGAGCAATGGAAAATCGTCAGATATTGCCATTAGAAACGGACATTTGGTCATCAGTAAAACGGATTTGAAAGTCGGGATAAATGAGATAAAACTCAATTTTACTTGTCCCGATTGGTCGCTCAACCGGAATCCGGAGTTTTTATACACGCTCTTTGTTCCCGACCGCGCCTCAACTGCTTTTCCGTGTTTCGACCAACCCGATCTGAAAGCACAGTTCAAACTTCAACTACAGATTCCGCAAGCATGGAAAGCCGTTGCCAATGGACCGGCTGAACAGGAAGAGACTTCGAATTCGGTAAAGACAATCAATTTCAAACCGACCAAACCACTTCCAACCTACCTGTTTGCATTCTCTGCCGGAAAATTCGACACCATCAGCCGAACCCAAAATGGGAAGACAATCGTAATGTATCATCGTGAAAAGCCAGAAGAATTGCATAACAACCCCGACTCCATTTTTTGGTTGTTGTTTCATTCGATCGCATGGATTGAAAAATACACAGGCATGCCCTACCCTTTCGAAAAGTACGATTTGGTGGCTGTTCCATCGTTTCAGTATGGCGGTATGGAGCATCCGGGAGCTACGCTTTACCGTGCAACTAGCCTTTTTCTGGATGCCAATCCAACACAGCAGCAGCTAATGAGGCGGGCTAATCTGATTGCGCATGAAACAGCTCACATGTGGTTTGGCGATTTAGTCACCATGTCGTGGTTCGACGAGGTTTGGCTGAAAGAAGTATTTGCCAATTTCATTGCGGATAAAGTGGGTTCCCCCATGTATCCTGAATTCAACTTCGATCTGCAATTTCTGCTGGCTCATTACGATGTGGCGTATTC is a window from the Aquipluma nitroreducens genome containing:
- a CDS encoding aldo/keto reductase, translating into MSTPKNYPLSRRNFIKVSAVTTAGVSMLSFNSIPEKMPAPMKRKFGNFDFEVTTLGLGGQASLQWTPADVDPVPIILKAFKLGVNYFDTSNLYAGSQLNYNKAFKILNLIPGESNYDEKLRKSIWLTSKTCMRWGKPGWPERKNVNNWSNGMPDVKCAVDDLKRSLSQVFGDNKGGYPEGAYLDMILIHTLNTTDEVNVLYEGLETPLDPNENLGALVALRDFRDGTNLTGMNPKNEKLVRHIGFSGHNNPPAMVDMIQRDEYGILEGMLIAINANDKTKYNMQHNVIPVAAAKGMGIIGMKVFADAAMYHKEPRWSRDPNDVFRKIGTPELPSRPLIEYSLSTPGIHTLIIGIGQIDDDPMKCQLIQNFYSAQINPNGMPENERKRIEDQATLIKPKSNYFQMEKVGLTAPGNLRKEGNKIVWDTALAGDAAVATYEVLVNGIKAGEVKHQPQTLKSKPFIFETSFKTGDKVEVVAVDRSGGRAAVQLA
- a CDS encoding SRPBCC family protein, whose product is MTTGKTIVTIETTVDAVVNRVWKCWTSPEHIIHWNNASDDWHTPWAENDFRVGGSFHSRMEAKDGSFGFDFAGAYNEIKQHETIKYTLFDGRKVHINFASGKDSTTIVENFEAEEENPIEMQKAGWQSILDNFKKYVESTI
- a CDS encoding M64 family metallopeptidase, with product MKYFFLLILSVFLVQKSEAQFNKYFEDKSLRLDYYHCGNAETEKYFFDELIQEPYWAGSETNMIDTKGYGNHLVEVRTINDNELVYSRGYCTLFDEWQTTPEAKTTDCCYPESVIMPFPREKVVVSILSRNKKGEFEKKFEYQVDPNSYFIKKEREKLPVFDVIHSGNSNKKVDLVLLPEGYSESQRELFEADCKKFADEFFSYAPYSQNKDKFNIRGVWAASKDEGPDIPGQNIWNKTRLNGSYYTFDSERYLMIKDFQGVRDVAANAPYDYIYILANTEKYGGGAIYNFYGISAAHHAEEAGKIYIHEFGHLFAGLGDEYVGGVEYSEFYPTNLEPWEPNLTTLVDFDKKWKSMLPEGTAVPTATKFENSKKLGVYEGGGYVSKGVYRPWINCLMNNLHTIDVFCPVCSKSIQEMIDFNCK
- a CDS encoding response regulator translates to MIKIRNLIIFIGITLLSLQMQASGPYKPQLANPVFEPWRWTEFPEYDTIRISCIAKGSDKGMWMGIGNKAIYYDGYKTVQFIPDSTAIHSLAFEKDNNLLVATTNGIFRYKEGEFRKILNFNFNSQRNFTTDLNGDSWIGCEFGLLKITSKGNYCLNPEGYFEIDANGSILNTLRYEKANDYRLASIREIRFPVYNLAINRAQKIWMTVDLPDKNLASVDVSKVPENSLNWKYIKVPNLSVGDVSALCEHENSLWITSSNPNIMLLQYQISEEKWKSIDLKVFGGDNVQASILETSDGNLWIGGHSKLYSLTESGWKVYQYPEVSLPLSYIEIYGDKHDNIFVFGSNGSLMKLDLSSRSFGTFLGLNFNCNTPDGKYWFTTNAGEVVSCNQSMQNFQKYSVTDGLMSMTMTLHYSPKSGLWAAGSNQGKAAIARFEHGHWTMTTFPDLYLGIAYNGICELGDSAVAFPVNGVLELDNTNFKGGFVAYNYKRSVWLHYSSDKVPQRIPSIGQTSNGNLWFSGNNVIMFDGKKNHQIELPAKSLSWTDDIEVTPSNHILVAQGGTGLFYNDGKKWTRYTTLNGLASNMVTNLFVENDTLIYVASDKGISFFDGKQFIPQIINPELNIQRERGFLNKSEDGALWINQATREWYLYDFKNTAENPALFKTTFYRRENNPPKTTISFSDHEISSSGNVIITYNGNDYWNETPSEKIQFSYRLNKEEWSPFSEKKSSVFLDLNAGNYTFEVRSRDLDNNIEPKPARISFTVLRPVYMRAWFILTILTFLGIIVWLLIRLYARNKQIHELDQLKLRLFTDISHELKTPLTLISLPLQKLLDKAKRKNENFDGLELIYTNVQRLNNLVNQVVDFRRLEAGKIQLELSPGDLVLQLRNISGYYAPLAHEKNIRFEFSCNIQEFWAKYDADKLEKIVVNLLSNAFKFTPENEKVELIAKIDPQNDNLQLWVNDSGPGIPKEMQQNVFDRFYRLRSEKFNRIPGSGIGLSLVKELINLHHGSIEVISDGIHGTSFYVTLPLIKAEKVTEQTDKTKADIDLDKLNWGEKASVLLIEDEELMLRFVADELKNYFRVKGVGSVEKAYELLNTEMFDLILSDVMLPGMTGMEFCKKLKSDPKTSHLPVILLTARDSEEDIVEGLCTGADDYITKPFRMNELIARSYNLIENRRRMKDRFADQEEIEANTFAQNPGDLDFLNKAIAIVFENIDNSEFDVPQFCNLMNTSKTLLYSKLKSLTGQSATEFVRNIRLKEAKKLLLNNGHQHTISEISYMVGFNDPLYFSRCFRKYFGVPPSEIGK